One window of Microtus pennsylvanicus isolate mMicPen1 chromosome X, mMicPen1.hap1, whole genome shotgun sequence genomic DNA carries:
- the LOC142840433 gene encoding melanoma-associated antigen B18-like has protein sequence MPRGHKSKLRAREKRHQARCETRSTQDAQVPTVEERGNPSSSSPLYSSDVQSFSDAESLGKPKMAQRPTSASVSALCIKSDEGVKSQDEVRPSTSWALSSTSNPSSTKIVEKAISLVLFMLRKYKKKEPITKEDILEHVIPHNREEFPDVLKKASELMVLTFAVDVKETDPTRHCYELVSIFSPTGEELTNCEEIMPKSGLLMTILCVIFMNGSCVNEEYVWQALSVMGVYAGVNHFIYGNVKKLITKDFVNDGYLEYRRVPYKGSQCYQFLWGPRALFETRKMKVLEFLAKVHNTVPSAFPSLYEEALRADQERMHAKFASMILFGFLNDTETNDNSNNSSNQH, from the coding sequence ATGCCTCGTGGTCATAAAAGTAAACTCCGAGCCCGTGAGAAACGCCATCAGGCTCGATGTGAAACCCGATCTACTCAGGATGCTCAGGTCCCGACAGTAGAAGAGAGAGGtaatccttcttcctcttctcccctgtATAGTAGTGATGTCCAGAGCTTTTCTGATGCTGAATCACTTGGCAAAcctaagatggctcagaggcccACCTCTGCTTCTGTAAGTGCTCTATGCATCAAGTCGGATGAAGGTGTGAAGAGCCAAGATGAGGTAAGACCAAGTACTTCCTGGGCACTTTCCTCAACTAGTAATCCATCATCAACCAAGATAGTTGAAAAAGCAATTTCATTGGTACTGTTCATGCTGCGAAAGTATAAAAAGAAGGAGCCAATAACAAAGGAAGATATACTAGAGCATGTCATCCCACACAACAGGGAAGAGTTCCCTGATGTTCTTAAGAAGGCCTCTGAGCTCATGGTACTGACCTTTGCTGTTGATGTTAAGGAAACTGACCCAACCAGACACTGCTATGAACTTGTCAGCATATTTAGTCCTACTGGTGAAGAACTTACGAATTGCGAGGAAATCATGCCCAAGAGTGGCCTCTTGATGACAATCCTGTGTGTGATCTTCATGAATGGCAGCTGTGTTAATGAGGAATATGTCTGGCAAGCGCTTAGTGTGATGGGAGTGTATGCTGGAGTCAATCACTTCATCTATGGAAACGTCAAGAAGCTCATCACTAAAGATTTTGTGAATGACGGGTACCTGGAATATCGGCGGGTACCTTACAAGGGTTCGCAATGTTATCAATTCTTATGGGGTCCCAGGGCCCTCtttgaaacaagaaaaatgaaagtacTTGAGTTTCTGGCCAAAGTCCATAACACTGTTCCCAGTGCCTTCCCATCCTTGTATGAAGAAGCTTTGAGAGCCGACCAAGAGAGAATGCATGCTAAATTTGCATCTATGATTCTTTTTGGTTTCTTAAACGATACAGAGACCAATGACAATTCCAACAATTCTTCCAACCAGCACTGA